Within Acidimicrobiales bacterium, the genomic segment GGGTTCATCATGGCCAACCACGGGAAGCTGGCCCCGCTGCGTCGGATGCAGGAGGGCGACCGGGTGTTCGTCTACTCGCCCCGCACGGCGTTCCCGAAGGGCGAGTCCTTCCAGGCCGTCGCCATCGTGGGCGTGGTCACCGGCGCCGAGCCGGAACCCAGCGACGTCATCGAGGGCGGCTACCGACGCCGGGCCGACCTTCGCGAGGTCCCGCCGATCCCTTTGGCCAAGATGCGCGGCCACCTGCCCACCACCAAGCTCCGGTCCGGCTGCTTCGAGCTCTCCCCACCCGACGCCGACGCCATCTGGTCCCTGGTCCC encodes:
- a CDS encoding EVE domain-containing protein, which gives rise to GFIMANHGKLAPLRRMQEGDRVFVYSPRTAFPKGESFQAVAIVGVVTGAEPEPSDVIEGGYRRRADLREVPPIPLAKMRGHLPTTKLRSGCFELSPPDADAIWSLVPKDHRRLLPE